One part of the Bdellovibrio sp. KM01 genome encodes these proteins:
- a CDS encoding RsmD family RNA methyltransferase produces the protein MSSINEHYTFEYSQPEDYHFSHDSVFLARQVYEIYRDEGLTPAACLDLCSGCGIIGLDFLFHNQKERGVVPRSFDFLEVQSAIYQPHFERNVAHVTDPKTAIKFVPENYDVLQSEPYKNQYDLILCNPPYFHKDQGTLSPSDFKNRCRFFLDSDFANLMRGIENSLRSGGRAYVLLREQRQHGWSAFHLAGQHLSSTMSLEILGDIRGTSLLEIRKAN, from the coding sequence ATGTCATCGATCAATGAGCACTACACATTTGAATATTCTCAGCCGGAAGACTATCACTTCTCTCACGATTCAGTTTTTCTTGCCCGTCAGGTTTATGAAATTTATCGTGATGAAGGTCTGACTCCGGCCGCTTGTTTGGATTTGTGTTCGGGCTGCGGGATCATTGGTCTGGATTTTCTTTTCCACAATCAGAAAGAGCGTGGTGTAGTTCCCAGATCTTTTGATTTCCTTGAAGTGCAGTCAGCTATTTATCAGCCGCATTTCGAAAGAAATGTCGCTCACGTGACCGACCCCAAGACAGCGATTAAATTTGTTCCCGAAAACTACGATGTACTTCAGTCCGAGCCCTATAAAAATCAATATGATTTGATTCTGTGCAATCCGCCTTATTTCCATAAAGACCAGGGAACTCTGTCGCCATCTGATTTTAAAAATCGTTGCCGCTTTTTCCTAGATTCAGATTTTGCAAATTTGATGAGAGGTATTGAAAATTCCCTGAGATCTGGGGGCCGGGCTTACGTGCTTTTGCGCGAACAGCGTCAGCATGGGTGGAGTGCATTTCACTTAGCAGGCCAACACCTGTCGTCGACCATGAGTTTGGAAATCCTGGGGGACATTCGCGGCACCAGTTTGCTAGAAATTCGTAAAGCTAATTGA
- a CDS encoding TIGR00730 family Rossman fold protein — translation MKIKRICVYCGANPGNHPEYAKVARELGHLLADHKIELVYGGGKVGLMGTIADAVLEKGGQVIGIIPQKLVEQEHAHQGLTDLRIVNDMHERKATMAVLSDAFIALPGGFGTLEELFEVLTWSQIGYHQKPIALVNVMDFYGHLQSFVKHATTTGLLRSEYARFFQVTSSAREALDTVLR, via the coding sequence ATGAAAATCAAAAGAATCTGTGTCTATTGCGGTGCTAATCCGGGCAACCATCCTGAGTACGCCAAAGTGGCGCGAGAGCTTGGGCATCTTTTGGCAGATCACAAGATTGAATTGGTTTATGGCGGTGGCAAAGTCGGTTTGATGGGCACAATCGCAGATGCTGTGCTTGAAAAAGGCGGTCAGGTGATCGGCATTATTCCGCAAAAATTAGTCGAACAGGAACATGCTCACCAGGGTCTTACTGATTTGCGCATCGTAAATGACATGCACGAACGCAAAGCCACGATGGCTGTACTTTCTGATGCCTTTATCGCTTTGCCAGGAGGCTTCGGCACACTTGAGGAATTGTTCGAAGTTTTGACTTGGTCGCAAATTGGCTATCATCAAAAGCCCATTGCTCTGGTAAATGTCATGGATTTCTATGGACATCTGCAAAGCTTCGTAAAGCATGCAACAACTACAGGGCTTTTACGTTCCGAGTATGCTCGCTTTTTCCAAGTGACATCATCTGCGCGGGAAGCACTCGACACGGTTCTTCGTTAG
- a CDS encoding CapA family protein, which produces MKKLIKKSLAVMLGIFPSVSLAMGTDLEFSGRCGSSQHFASLSFVGDVLIHKLLYVNVVQESKDFSQIWRGINPLFSKANFSIANLEGPAAMGVDTEGRDWGDVGFIYDDRIYSGTNMRFNYHPRILSDLKKSGVDLLTMANNHILDRGSLGIDKSVNAARSVGIHTVGIRHSQERNASYSRIVTVQGINIAFVGCTEMTNGRPDNKSQVLNCFNSAMVASIKELSARSDVDAVVIYPHWGDEYKQTPNSRQVSAARTWLDAGATVVVGSHPHVLQPWDKYVTKDGRETFIVYSLGNFVAAQKDVERKASAVMYVGFTKPAQGKAVITGVAYTPTVRSGTKIYPVGSNGDKSVLKYLSHHYGPSGILNPEESLPLKLCRSLH; this is translated from the coding sequence ATGAAAAAGCTAATTAAAAAATCCCTGGCAGTGATGCTGGGGATTTTTCCATCTGTAAGCTTGGCAATGGGCACCGATCTTGAGTTCAGTGGGCGTTGCGGTTCTTCTCAGCATTTTGCTTCGTTGTCGTTTGTGGGCGATGTACTGATTCATAAGTTGCTGTATGTAAATGTGGTGCAGGAGTCGAAAGATTTTTCGCAGATTTGGCGTGGTATTAACCCGCTTTTTTCAAAGGCAAACTTTTCCATCGCAAATCTTGAGGGGCCGGCGGCTATGGGAGTCGATACCGAAGGTCGTGACTGGGGTGATGTCGGATTTATCTATGACGATCGCATCTATTCGGGAACAAATATGAGGTTCAACTATCATCCACGTATTTTAAGTGATCTTAAAAAAAGCGGCGTGGATCTTTTAACGATGGCCAATAATCATATTCTGGATCGGGGTTCGCTCGGAATCGATAAATCAGTTAATGCGGCACGATCAGTGGGCATTCACACAGTCGGTATTCGGCATTCGCAAGAGCGAAACGCTTCATATTCTCGGATCGTCACTGTGCAAGGAATCAATATTGCTTTTGTCGGTTGCACGGAAATGACAAATGGTCGTCCCGATAATAAGTCACAAGTTTTGAACTGCTTTAATTCGGCTATGGTCGCGTCAATCAAAGAGCTCTCTGCTCGCTCCGACGTGGATGCGGTGGTCATCTATCCACATTGGGGAGATGAATATAAGCAGACTCCTAACTCACGACAGGTTTCTGCCGCTCGCACCTGGCTTGATGCGGGTGCCACGGTGGTAGTGGGTTCCCATCCTCACGTTTTGCAGCCGTGGGATAAATATGTGACGAAGGATGGTCGTGAAACTTTCATCGTTTATTCACTGGGGAATTTCGTTGCGGCTCAAAAAGATGTCGAAAGGAAAGCCTCGGCGGTGATGTACGTGGGGTTCACGAAACCTGCTCAGGGCAAGGCCGTTATAACGGGCGTGGCTTATACTCCGACAGTGCGAAGTGGGACAAAGATTTATCCGGTGGGATCAAATGGGGATAAGTCCGTGCTTAAATATTTAAGCCATCACTATGGGCCCAGCGGAATTTTAAATCCCGAAGAATCTTTGCCATTAAAGCTCTGCAGATCGTTGCATTAG